A window of Komagataella phaffii GS115 chromosome 1, complete sequence contains these coding sequences:
- a CDS encoding Mitochondrial external NADH dehydrogenase, a type II NAD(P)H:quinone oxidoreductase, whose protein sequence is MFSRSARQLGSGSILRSPLRSAFRRAASTTPTTPVPPPPPPIPATTPVVKKKRIGFFRLTWRLTWLSLLGSAAYLTYEVYKEVNPSPQIPQSPLKPNGNRRKTVVILGSGWGAISTLKHLDTSLYNVVVVSPRNYFLFTPLLPSVPTGTIDLKSIIDPVRTIAKSTPGEVTYLEAEATDIDIAKKQLTIQHSSYSATSGVHHVTIGGDEAKPIVATIEYDYLVFAIGAQTATFGIPGIEKYAYYLKETDDAARIRRSLFETIEASQLLPKDSEERKRLLSVVVCGGGPTGVELAAEIKDYIDEDLSRFVPGIENEMSVTLVEALPNVLNAFNHKLIEYTESIFEKQQLDLRVNTMVKKVDDKNVYATVKKSGGDTENVTIPYGTLVWATGNGPRPLTKAVAAQIEEQKTARRGLLIGEHLLVDGTDSVFALGDCTFTKNPPTAQVAHQEGIYLASHLAKLSKIDDLKYEIGQNTDPEQLVRLQRRLDRTQASILPFKYTHQGALAYIGSERAVADLVWGDWSNVSTGGSLTFLFWRSAYVSMMLGVRTKILVVSDWIKVKVFGRDCSKE, encoded by the coding sequence ATGTTTTCTAGAAGCGCTAGGCAATTGGGTAGTGGGAGCATATTGAGGAGTCCACTTCGTTCTGCGTTCCGTCGGGCTGCTTCTACCACCCCAACTACTCCAGTCCCACCACCACCCCCTCCAATTCCAGCTACTACTCCAGTGGttaagaagaagagaatcGGCTTTTTCCGTTTGACTTGGAGACTGACCTGGCTATCGTTGTTGGGTAGTGCTGCGTACTTGACTTACGAGGTTTACAAGGAAGTCAATCCTTCTCCACAGATCCCACAAAGTCCTCTGAAGCCAAATGGAAACCGTCGGAAAACCGTCGTCATCTTGGGTTCCGGTTGGGGTGCAATTTCCactttgaaacatttgGATACTTCCCTGTACAACGTGGTCGTCGTCTCTCCAAGAAACTACTTTTTGTTCACCCCATTGCTTCCTTCCGTTCCGACCGGAACTATCGACTTGAAATCGATTATAGACCCTGTGAGAACTATCGCCAAGTCAACCCCAGGTGAGGTGACATATTTGGAAGCTGAGGCTACTGATATCGATATTGCTAAGAAACAACTGACTATCCAACATTCGTCTTACTCTGCCACTTCTGGTGTTCACCACGTCACTATTGGCGGAGATGAAGCCAAGCCTATTGTCGCAACTATTGAATATGACTATCTGGTCTTCGCCATTGGTGCACAAACTGCAACCTTCGGAATTCCAGGAATTGAGAAGTATGCCTACTACCTGAAGGAAACTGATGATGCTGCCAGAATCCGTCGTTCTCTGTTTGAAACCATTGAAGCCTCTCAATTGCTTCCAAAGGACTCCGAAGAGAGAAAACGTTTGTTGTCTGTCGTCGTCTGTGGTGGAGGCCCAACTGGCGTTGAGTTGGCTGCCGAGATCAAGGACtacattgatgaagacCTTTCCAGATTTGTGCCAGGAATTGAGAACGAAATGTCCGTTACTCTAGTCGAAGCCCTTCCAAATGTTCTGAACGCTTTTAACCACAAGTTAATTGAGTACACTGAGTCTATTTTTGAGAAGCAGCAATTGGACCTTAGAGTTAACACCATGGTCAAAAAGGTTGATGACAAGAACGTTTACGCTACAGTCAAGAAATCTGGTGGTGACACTGAAAATGTTACAATTCCATATGGAACTTTAGTTTGGGCCACCGGTAATGGTCCTCGTCCTTTGACGAAAGCTGTTGCTGCCCAAATTGAAGAGCAGAAAACTGCAAGAAGAGGCCTGCTTATCGGCGAACATTTGTTAGTCGATGGCACTGACTCCGTGTTTGCCCTTGGAGATTGTACCTTCACGAAGAACCCACCTACCGCCCAAGTTGCTCACCAAGAGGGTATTTATTTAGCATCTCATTTGGCCAAACTCTCCAAGATTGACGACCTCAAGTATGAAATTGGTCAGAACACCGATCCTGAGCAATTAGTCCGCTTGCAGCGCCGTTTGGACAGAACCCAAGCTTCGATTCTGCCTTTCAAGTACACTCACCAAGGTGCTCTCGCATACATTGGTTCCGAACGTGCTGTTGCCGATTTAGTTTGGGGTGACTGGTCCAACGTTTCCACTGGAGGATCGCTTACGTTCCTGTTCTGGAGATCCGCCTATGTATCCATGATGTTGGGAGTTCGTACCAAGATTTTGGTCGTCTCTGATTGGATCAAGGTCAAagtctttggaagagattgttCCAAGGAATAA